The following proteins are encoded in a genomic region of Takifugu flavidus isolate HTHZ2018 chromosome 3, ASM371156v2, whole genome shotgun sequence:
- the LOC130522647 gene encoding carboxy-terminal domain RNA polymerase II polypeptide A small phosphatase 1-like translates to MDNPSSVITQVSRDEEASKAAPDRGSSPAVSTKKPRSRGFFSSFFCCLCRDQPDPQPVNNNAPLLVEENGTVSKVQVKPLLPPAKSKDSGKICVVIDLDETLVHSSFKPVNNADFIIPVEIDGTVHQVYVLKRPHVDEFLKRMGELFECVLFTASLAKYADPVSDLLDKWGAFRCRLFRESCVFHRGNYVKDLSRLGRDLTKVIIVDNSPASYVFHPDNAVPVASWFDDMSDTELLDLIPFFERLSKVDNIYTVLKQQGTTS, encoded by the exons ATGGACAACCCGTCCTCAGTGATCACCCAGGTCAGCCGGGATGAGGAGGCGAGTAAAGCGGCACCAGATCGGG gttcttcgCCCGCCGTCTCCACCAAGAAGCCCCGCAGCAGGGgcttcttctccagcttcttctgctgcctgtgtcGGGACCAGCCCGACCCCCAGCCGGTCAACAACAATGCCCCCCTGCTGGTCGAGGAGAACGGAACCGTCTCCAAGGTCCAGGTGAAGCCACTACTGCCTCCAGCAAAGTCAAAAGACTCTGGGAAGATCTGTGTGGTCATTGATCTGGATGAGACTCTGGTCCACAGCTCCTTTAAG CCAGTGAACAACGCAGATTTCATCATTCCAGTGGAAATAGATGGAACGGTGCACCAG GTGTACGTGCTGAAGCGGCCCCACGTGGACGAGTTCTTGAAGAGGATGGGAGAACTGTTTGAGTGTGTCCTCTTCACAGCCAGTTTAGCCAAG TACGCAGACCCCGTTTCTGACCTCCTGGATAAGTGGGGGGCTTTCCGTTGCCGCCTCTTCCGCGAGTCCTGCGTCTTTCACCGGGGTAATTACGTCAAAGACCTGAGCCGCTTGGGTCGCGACCTCACAAAGGTTATCATCGTAGACAACTCCCCCGCCTCCTACGTCTTTCACCCCGACAATGCA GTGCCCGTGGCCTCGTGGTTCGATGACATGTCCGAcactgagctgctggacctcattCCCTTCTTTGAGAGGCTGAGCAAAGTGGACAACATCTATACAGTCCTGAAGCAACAAGGGACCACAAGCTAA